In Mycolicibacterium gadium, the genomic window CTCGCTATGTGCCGATCGGGTCATTGCGTGGATCGGACTTCACCTCGATGGCATCGGTTCCGATGGAGACCGAGCCGGGCGGCCTTGTCGGCGTCCTCAACGTCCACACTGTCCAGCAGCGTAATTTCACGGCACGTGATGTCGAGTTGTTGCTGGTCATCGGGCGGCTGATAGCCGGGGCACTGCATCAGGGCCGGCTGCATCGGCAGCTGATGGCCCGCGAGCGAGCACACGAGAACTTCGCCGAGCAGGTGATCGAGGCCCAGGAGGTAGAGCGGCGCCGACTGGCGGGCGACATCCATGACGGCATTTCGCAGCGGCTGGTGACGCTGACGTATCGGCTGGATGCCGCGGCCCGCGCCGTCGACGAGGAGAACTCGGCGGAGGCGGCCGAGCAGATCGCGAAGTCCCGTGAAATGGTCGGACTGACGCTGGAGGAAGCGCGCTCGGCTATCAGCGGCCTTCGGCCACCGGTCCTGGAAGACCTCGGCCTGGCCGGCGGTCTGGCCAGCCTTGCGACCTCGATTCCGCAGGTCGACCTGAAGCTCGAGCTTGCCGACGATCGGCTGCCCGAACACATTGAGGTCGCGTTGTATCGCATCGCCCAGGAGTGCCTGCAGAACGTCGTCAAGCATTCGCACGCCAGCGTTGCAAGCTTGCGGTTCTCGGTGTGCGACCACGTCGCACGCCTGGAGGTCGCCGACGACGGGATCGGTTTCGACACGGGCCAATCCACCGTTTCCGGGGACGGCCCCCGCGATCGTGTGGCCAAACCCGCCGGCT contains:
- a CDS encoding GAF domain-containing sensor histidine kinase produces the protein MRGLVEPDREVALLLDIVAATSSGPGLEVMAAAAARMITAATASDVCFVHVLDDTDRSLTLVGATPPFDEQVGRIRLPLGSGVSGWVASHRQPVVITDNKEADPRYVPIGSLRGSDFTSMASVPMETEPGGLVGVLNVHTVQQRNFTARDVELLLVIGRLIAGALHQGRLHRQLMARERAHENFAEQVIEAQEVERRRLAGDIHDGISQRLVTLTYRLDAAARAVDEENSAEAAEQIAKSREMVGLTLEEARSAISGLRPPVLEDLGLAGGLASLATSIPQVDLKLELADDRLPEHIEVALYRIAQECLQNVVKHSHASVASLRFSVCDHVARLEVADDGIGFDTGQSTVSGDGPRDRVAKPAGYGMLSMTERAELVGGQLSIQSSPASGTTVSVKVPLNAALRA